CAACAATTACCCGCATCGGTACAAGGGCAAGCAGTTGACCTGAGCAAGGAAGATAATATTAAAGCTTTCTTTGAACAAACAGGAAATTTTGATCATCTGGTGTATACCGCCGGCGAAAACCTTACTTTAAACTATTTGAGCGATACCGATATTGAGAAAGCCCGCGGCTTTTTCAACTTGCGTTTTTGGGGTGCTTTAGCTGCCGCTAAATATGCGTCACCTTACATCAATGCCGGTGGTTCTATCAATTTGGTAAGCGGCACCGCCAGTATGCGCCCCGGTAAAGGCTGGAGTTTGGGCAGCGCTATTTGCGGTGCCATGGAAGGCTTTGTAAGAGCGTTGGCTGTTGAACTGGCCCCCATCAGGGTAAACAGCCTGGTACCGGGCATGATCCGCACCGAAATGTGGAACAGCTTTACCGAGGCCGAGCGTGCGCAAATTTTCCAGACTGCAGGCGAAACATCATTGGTAAAACTTGTAGGCGGAGCAGAAGACGTAGCCCTGGGCTTTATTTACCTGATGAAACAACGCTTTGTTACCGGCCAAAATTTGGTGATTGATGGTGGCGCGGTGCTGGCATAGGTATTAAAACCAGGAGAGCACCGAACTAAAAAGTTGTCATCCTGTGTTTGCCCACAGGATGACATTATGCTAAACCAGCAACATCTATTATATCTCATAACTTTTTTGTGACAGGCTGGGGTATCTCCGTTTAAACAGGTCTATATTGGTACAAGCCAAAATATAGACCTGATAAACCAAACCCATTTATGAAAACAGCTTTATTATTGCCGCTGCTGGCCCTGGGCTGCAACCTTGCATTTGCGCAAGCACCGGCTACCCCGCAAACTAACACAGAAGAAGTGATCAGGCGGGTAGCCGACCGTGTGCTGGCAAACACGTCGTTTAAGTTTAAGAACGAAACTACCGGTCAGTTGGTAGAATCTACTAAAGGATTGGCGCCGTCTGCCGATGTGCGGGCCGAGAGCACTTATAACAAATGGGGCTACCCCAACGGCGTGCTCATGACCGCCCTGATGCACATGAGCCAGGAACTCAATGAGCAAAAATATGCCGACTACTGTCGCCACAACTACACTTTTATATTTGATGCCCTGCCCTACTTCGAGCCTATTTATAAAGATGCCGTAGCCAAACTGCCGGCCAACTCGCCGCGCCGCATGTATCCGCGTACAGAGTATGCCAGTTTGTTTTTGATGGGCAACCTGGATAATTGCGGTGCTATGTCGGCCGGATTATCCGATGTTTACGCGCTGGATGCCCGCAAAGATTATCGCGCTTACCTGGAGCGCGCGGGTGATTACATTTTGCACAAGCAAATGCGCTTAACCGATGGCACCCTTTGCCGCCCTGACCCAAGACCAGGCACCATGTGGGCGGATGACCTGTATATGAGTGTACCCTTCCTGGCACGCATGGGTAAAATAACCGGCAACAAAGCTTACTTTGACGATGCCGCCAAACAGGTAGAAAATTTTAATAAGTATCTGTACGATGCCAACACCGGTCTGTACTTCCACTGCTATTATAACGAGATTGCCATGAACGGTGTGGCCCACTGGGGCCGGGCTAATGGCTGGGTGGCCGTGGCCCAAACTGAGCTACTGAACTATCTGCCTAAAGATCACCCTAAACGCAAAGAGCTAATTAACCTTTTGCTGCGCGATATTGTAGGCTACTCACGCTGGCAGGATCAAAGCGGACTGTGGCACCAGGTGCTGGACAAACAAGACTCTTACCTTGAAACATCGGTAACGGCCATGTACATTTACGCCATTGCCCGCGCCGTTAACGAAGGTTGGATTGATAAAGGCTACATCAACGTGGCCCGCCAGGGTTGGAACGCCCTCGCCGCCAAAATTACTGCCGATGGCCAGATGCCCGACGTATGTGTAGGTACCGGTATTGAAGAAGATATTAAATTTTACTACACCCGTCCGGCGCAGTTAAATGATACACACGGGTTAGGCGCTTTCATCCTTGCAGGCACAGAAATGCTGCGATATGAAAAGAATAATCCATCTAGGAGATGAGAATGGTGAGTAGTGAGTAGTGAGTAGTGAGTAGTGAGTAGTGAGTAGTGAGTAGTGAGTAAAAAAAATAGGCGCAAGGTCTCCCCTGCGCCTATTTTTTTTACTCACTTTATGATCAATCTGCTGGCACTAAAACCGAGCTGGCAGGTTCTACTTTCTTTAATTGGAAATAGTTAACTGGACTTACCACCAGTGGGATTTTCTCAATCTTTGTTTCGCTGGTATCCAAACCGAAGGCCTTGGCATCTGACTGCGCCAGGCGACGGATAGCGAAATAGCTATTCAAAATAAACCCTTCTTTGGCGCTAAACTCGTTCTCGTAAGAGAGGAATTTCTCGATGATCACAAACTGGAAATCGGCCGTCATGTTGTATTGCCTTAATGATGGGTAACGGCTGGTAATATCCAACTCATCATTAGCCACCATATCCTGCACTACTTTCCTGAACAACACATTAATACGCGGCTGAATCCGGAAACCCAGCTTAAACTCAATACGGATGGCTTTCTCCTCTGCCAGTTCCTCCACACTGTATTCCATGGTAAAAGGCTCATCGGTACGTTCAATGTGCACAAACCAGTACATATCAGCCCGCTTGGGTTTCCGGCTAAAAATGGAGTGCATAATCTTCTGCTCAATCTGCTTGCTGTTGTTGGCTTTGGTAAGATAGATGAGGTGGGTTGCAAATTTTGATACCGTTTCATCAGCACTTAAAGCACGCAGCATCGGAATCTTCTCTTTCAGATCCACAAAATTGAGGAAGCGGTTGTTGATTTGTCTGGCACGATACCAGATGTACATGGTAAAGATCAACCCAACCTCAAACACCAGGAAGAACAATCGTTTCACAATCTTCACGGCGTTAGCCACAAAGAACGAGAACTCTACAGTTAAGAACATACACAAAATGATTACTACCAACCATAGCGGCCAATGCTTTTTGTAGCGCATAAAGTAGTACATCAATATAGTGGTCATCAGCATGGCAATGGTGATGGAGAAGCCATAAGCCGCCGTCATTGCCTCTGAAGTACGGAAGTATAAGGTAACCGCGATACAGCCGAAACACAGAATCCAATTGACGCTTGGGATATAGATCTGTCCGCGAACGTTAGACGGATATTTAATGGTGATGCGCGGCCAGAAGTTCATACTCACCGCCTCGCTAATCAACGTAAACGAGCCACTGATTAACGCCTGACTGGCAATAATGGTTGCCAGCGTAGCAATACAAACAGCGGGAATAATAAAGCTGTGCGGCACAATGGCAAAGAAAGGATTCACCTCAACACTGGCTGTTTTTTGCGTTAACACCCAGGCCGCTTGCCCCAGGTAGTTAAGCACCAACGAGGTTTTTACCAACATCCAGCTCACCTGGATGTTTTTGCGTCCGCAGTGGCCAAGGTCTGAGTATAATGCTTCGGCACCGGTGGTACACAAAAACACAGCGCCCAGCAACCAGAAACCTTTAGGGTGTTCAATCAATAACCTAAGGCCATAAAGGGGGTTAAGCGCTTTAAACACCACCGGGTAATGCGCAACCTGTACAGCGCCCAATGTAGCCAGCATCAGGAACCAGATTAGCATCACCGGCCCGAAAGCGGCTCCTACCACGTTGGTACCAAACTGCTGAAAGAAGAAGAGCAATAATATAATGGC
This region of Mucilaginibacter yixingensis genomic DNA includes:
- a CDS encoding SDR family oxidoreductase — its product is MEKQTNTSSSLAGKKVILLGGSSGFGLATAHAAAAEGAQVIIVSNNQERINKALQQLPASVQGQAVDLSKEDNIKAFFEQTGNFDHLVYTAGENLTLNYLSDTDIEKARGFFNLRFWGALAAAKYASPYINAGGSINLVSGTASMRPGKGWSLGSAICGAMEGFVRALAVELAPIRVNSLVPGMIRTEMWNSFTEAERAQIFQTAGETSLVKLVGGAEDVALGFIYLMKQRFVTGQNLVIDGGAVLA
- a CDS encoding glycoside hydrolase family 105 protein, producing MKTALLLPLLALGCNLAFAQAPATPQTNTEEVIRRVADRVLANTSFKFKNETTGQLVESTKGLAPSADVRAESTYNKWGYPNGVLMTALMHMSQELNEQKYADYCRHNYTFIFDALPYFEPIYKDAVAKLPANSPRRMYPRTEYASLFLMGNLDNCGAMSAGLSDVYALDARKDYRAYLERAGDYILHKQMRLTDGTLCRPDPRPGTMWADDLYMSVPFLARMGKITGNKAYFDDAAKQVENFNKYLYDANTGLYFHCYYNEIAMNGVAHWGRANGWVAVAQTELLNYLPKDHPKRKELINLLLRDIVGYSRWQDQSGLWHQVLDKQDSYLETSVTAMYIYAIARAVNEGWIDKGYINVARQGWNALAAKITADGQMPDVCVGTGIEEDIKFYYTRPAQLNDTHGLGAFILAGTEMLRYEKNNPSRR
- a CDS encoding KUP/HAK/KT family potassium transporter, with the protein product MNPHVRKLTAGGLLITLGIIFGDIGTSPLYTFQTLLKEGGRADAFMVLGAVSCIFWTLTLQTTFKYIFITLQADNRGEGGIFSLYALVRRYGKWLAFPAIIGAGTLLADGIITPPISVTSAIEGLGLVPALAKDMIPGNNIILLIVIAIILLLFFFQQFGTNVVGAAFGPVMLIWFLMLATLGAVQVAHYPVVFKALNPLYGLRLLIEHPKGFWLLGAVFLCTTGAEALYSDLGHCGRKNIQVSWMLVKTSLVLNYLGQAAWVLTQKTASVEVNPFFAIVPHSFIIPAVCIATLATIIASQALISGSFTLISEAVSMNFWPRITIKYPSNVRGQIYIPSVNWILCFGCIAVTLYFRTSEAMTAAYGFSITIAMLMTTILMYYFMRYKKHWPLWLVVIILCMFLTVEFSFFVANAVKIVKRLFFLVFEVGLIFTMYIWYRARQINNRFLNFVDLKEKIPMLRALSADETVSKFATHLIYLTKANNSKQIEQKIMHSIFSRKPKRADMYWFVHIERTDEPFTMEYSVEELAEEKAIRIEFKLGFRIQPRINVLFRKVVQDMVANDELDITSRYPSLRQYNMTADFQFVIIEKFLSYENEFSAKEGFILNSYFAIRRLAQSDAKAFGLDTSETKIEKIPLVVSPVNYFQLKKVEPASSVLVPAD